The Cyanobacteria bacterium GSL.Bin1 genome window below encodes:
- the mazG gene encoding nucleoside triphosphate pyrophosphohydrolase has product MNQIETVVKESILNALNDLIDVVAKLRSPQEGCPWDLAQTQQTLIPYIIEEAYEVAAAIRSENQEEIVEELGDFLLQVVLQAQIASENGHFTLEEVAQGITDKLIRRHPHVFGDVEVEDVAEVRKNWEAIKAEEKGYHSQQVEKLSHKFQKYTETLPPLFASMKISTKAAKFGFEWNSAEGIWEKFEEELSEFKEALKADNFKHQESELGDLLFTLVNIARWYGFDPSEALHGTNQRFVQRLSVMEDLAEGSLSEYSLDELETLWQQAKKQLQ; this is encoded by the coding sequence ATGAACCAAATTGAAACAGTTGTCAAAGAATCAATTTTAAATGCTCTCAATGATTTAATAGATGTCGTTGCCAAGCTGCGATCGCCGCAAGAGGGATGTCCGTGGGATCTAGCCCAAACCCAACAAACCCTGATTCCCTATATTATTGAAGAAGCCTACGAAGTGGCGGCTGCCATCCGCAGTGAAAATCAAGAAGAAATTGTTGAAGAATTAGGAGATTTCTTACTACAAGTCGTTTTACAAGCCCAAATTGCTTCTGAAAATGGACATTTCACTTTAGAAGAAGTGGCCCAAGGCATTACTGATAAACTCATCCGCCGTCACCCTCATGTTTTTGGCGATGTGGAAGTCGAAGATGTCGCAGAAGTGCGAAAAAATTGGGAAGCCATTAAAGCAGAAGAAAAAGGATATCATTCCCAACAAGTAGAGAAACTCAGTCATAAGTTTCAGAAATATACGGAAACCTTACCCCCGCTTTTTGCCAGTATGAAAATTTCAACTAAAGCCGCAAAATTTGGGTTTGAATGGAACAGTGCAGAAGGCATTTGGGAGAAATTTGAAGAAGAACTATCTGAGTTTAAAGAAGCCCTAAAAGCGGATAACTTTAAACATCAAGAGTCAGAATTGGGCGATTTATTATTTACCCTGGTTAACATTGCTCGTTGGTATGGCTTTGATCCTTCAGAAGCATTACACGGCACTAATCAGCGGTTTGTGCAACGGTTAAGCGTGATGGAAGATTTAGCAGAAGGTTCGTTAAGTGAGTATTCGTTAGATGAGTTAGAAACGTTATGGCAACAAGCCAAAAAACAGCTGCAATAA
- the priA gene encoding primosomal protein N', which translates to MLKSPVAPTVSATKASYKSQPSSPQWVEVLVDCPDIEGLLTYRLPPDLTIHPGDIVNVPLQSQTVGGIVIRLRASLPANLAETQIREVETVVSESLFPPRYWELLEQVATYYCTPLLSVIRTALPPGLLGKSQLRICLRQEAIPDGVENFCSPIALQVLRLLQAQKAGEYSATYLRKQLKGAQRGINELMRRGWVESYLQHPQPSRPKRQKAVLLVGESPELTPRQREVLEILRRQGGELWLTELLRLCNTTSSTVSALEKKGCVVIQEQERLRFAQTPDQAADQAKALNAAQQYALNTITELTHFTQVLLHGVTGSGKTEVYLQAIAPLLQAGYSALILVPEIGLTPQLCDRARARFGSQVCIYHSGLSTGERYDTWRQMLSGEPQVVIGTRSAIFSPLPHLGLIILDEEHDSSFKQTQRLPTYHARTVAKWRAQLENCPLILGSATPSLETWKTQNEPASQHRYLSLPERIYSRPLPPISVVDMRKELQQGNRSIFSEPLQRALRNLKTEGKQGILFIPRRGHSTFVSCRSCGYVIECPHCDVSLSYHYTHEGGTQTLRCHYCNHTQLQPPQCPACNSPYLKHFGTGTQRVKQALEQEFPELRALRFDSDTTRTKGAHRSLLQQFTNQEADLLVGTQMLTKGLDIEQVTLVAVVSADGVLHRSDYMAAERAFQTLAQVAGRAGRGNEPGQVIIQTYSPDHSVIEALRTHDYLRFAQAELENRYAYNYPPYGKLILLNLSGLEALEVQQTATLLADVCREMAGENDYEILGPAPASVMRIARRYRWQILLKFPPETTENDLPDLMSLYRCCPQGISLNIDVDPLDMG; encoded by the coding sequence AAATTCGGGAAGTAGAAACCGTCGTCAGCGAAAGCTTGTTTCCACCGCGCTATTGGGAATTGTTAGAACAAGTAGCGACTTACTACTGCACGCCTCTCCTCTCGGTAATTCGCACCGCCTTACCGCCAGGGTTATTAGGAAAGTCACAACTGCGGATTTGTCTACGCCAAGAAGCAATTCCAGACGGGGTGGAAAATTTTTGCTCGCCGATCGCGCTACAAGTTCTCAGATTATTACAAGCCCAAAAGGCAGGGGAGTATAGTGCAACTTATCTGCGAAAACAGCTGAAAGGGGCGCAGCGCGGGATTAATGAGTTAATGCGACGGGGTTGGGTCGAAAGTTATTTGCAACACCCGCAACCGTCTCGTCCGAAACGACAGAAAGCCGTGTTATTGGTGGGAGAATCTCCTGAATTAACTCCCCGTCAGCGAGAAGTGTTAGAAATTTTACGTCGTCAAGGAGGTGAGTTATGGTTAACAGAACTCTTGCGTTTATGTAATACGACTTCCAGCACTGTTTCTGCACTAGAAAAAAAAGGCTGTGTGGTAATACAAGAACAAGAACGCCTCCGCTTTGCCCAAACTCCCGACCAAGCAGCGGATCAAGCCAAGGCATTAAATGCAGCGCAACAGTACGCCCTCAACACGATTACCGAGTTAACCCACTTTACCCAAGTTCTCTTACATGGTGTTACGGGTTCCGGGAAAACAGAAGTGTATTTGCAGGCGATCGCGCCCTTATTACAAGCGGGTTATTCCGCGTTGATTCTCGTCCCGGAAATTGGACTAACGCCCCAACTGTGCGATCGCGCGCGGGCAAGATTCGGATCGCAAGTGTGCATCTATCACAGCGGACTTTCCACCGGGGAACGATATGATACGTGGCGACAAATGCTGAGTGGCGAACCGCAAGTGGTCATTGGAACGCGATCGGCGATTTTTTCACCGCTTCCCCATTTGGGACTGATTATCCTTGATGAAGAACACGACAGTAGCTTCAAACAAACCCAACGCCTCCCCACTTATCATGCCCGTACCGTTGCCAAATGGCGCGCCCAACTCGAGAACTGTCCTTTAATTCTGGGATCAGCCACTCCTTCCCTGGAAACCTGGAAAACCCAAAATGAACCCGCTTCGCAACACCGTTATCTTTCTCTGCCTGAACGGATCTATTCTCGTCCCCTTCCCCCTATTTCCGTGGTCGATATGCGCAAAGAACTGCAACAGGGGAATCGTTCTATTTTTAGTGAACCGTTACAAAGGGCACTCCGTAATCTAAAAACAGAAGGGAAACAAGGGATTTTGTTCATTCCCCGTCGCGGACATAGCACCTTTGTTTCCTGTCGCAGTTGTGGTTATGTGATTGAATGTCCTCACTGTGATGTCTCGCTATCTTATCACTACACCCATGAAGGAGGAACGCAAACCCTACGCTGTCACTACTGTAACCATACTCAACTGCAGCCCCCACAATGTCCGGCTTGCAATTCTCCTTACCTGAAACATTTTGGCACCGGAACCCAGCGCGTCAAACAAGCCCTAGAACAAGAATTCCCGGAACTGCGCGCCCTCCGCTTTGATAGCGACACCACTCGGACTAAAGGCGCCCATCGTTCTCTCCTCCAGCAATTTACCAATCAAGAAGCGGATTTGTTAGTGGGAACACAAATGTTGACCAAAGGGCTAGATATTGAACAAGTGACCCTCGTTGCGGTTGTCTCTGCCGATGGGGTGCTGCACCGTTCTGATTATATGGCAGCGGAACGCGCGTTTCAAACCCTCGCCCAAGTTGCTGGACGCGCCGGAAGAGGCAATGAACCCGGACAAGTGATCATTCAAACTTATTCCCCAGACCACTCAGTAATTGAAGCGTTACGGACTCACGATTATCTGCGATTTGCCCAAGCCGAATTAGAAAATCGCTATGCCTATAATTATCCCCCTTATGGCAAATTAATTTTACTCAATTTAAGTGGTTTAGAGGCGTTAGAAGTGCAACAAACCGCAACCCTATTAGCCGATGTTTGTCGGGAAATGGCTGGAGAAAATGATTATGAAATTTTAGGTCCCGCACCCGCAAGTGTGATGCGAATTGCCCGTCGTTATCGCTGGCAAATTTTGTTAAAGTTTCCCCCTGAAACCACTGAAAATGATCTCCCTGATTTAATGAGTTTGTATCGTTGCTGTCCGCAAGGAATTAGTTTAAATATTGATGTCGATCCGTTGGATATGGGATAG